In Mucilaginibacter celer, one DNA window encodes the following:
- a CDS encoding GNAT family N-acetyltransferase has translation MKIITQTPRLLIREFTPDDEEISVLMDADERLTQYVKKRTPQESKQVFKDTLKEYKNNTGLGRWGIFNTVDNDFIGVCMLKPSEYDRSHIELGYRLHLKYWGQGIATELAEALVNYGLNKIGLHEVCAVTHPDNAASQKVLKKAGLVQDGTVFWYGEQVPFFRVRK, from the coding sequence ATGAAAATTATCACACAAACACCCCGGTTACTGATCCGCGAGTTTACGCCTGATGATGAGGAGATATCTGTATTAATGGATGCCGACGAGCGCCTTACCCAATACGTAAAAAAGCGTACACCCCAGGAAAGTAAACAGGTTTTTAAAGACACCCTGAAGGAATATAAAAACAACACCGGCCTGGGCCGATGGGGTATTTTTAATACGGTAGATAATGATTTTATTGGCGTTTGCATGCTAAAGCCGAGCGAATACGACCGCAGCCATATCGAACTTGGCTACCGCCTGCACCTCAAATACTGGGGCCAGGGAATTGCCACTGAGCTGGCCGAAGCTCTGGTAAACTACGGATTAAATAAAATTGGCCTTCATGAAGTTTGCGCCGTTACGCATCCAGACAACGCGGCATCGCAAAAAGTGTTGAAAAAAGCAGGACTTGTACAGGATGGTACTGTGTTTTGGTACGGTGAGCAAGTGCCGTTTTTTAGGGTGAGGAAGTAA
- a CDS encoding aminopeptidase P family protein, translated as MTRFFCRALVTLIALCGASHSFAQTAENLPTDYLSKEFHAGRRQALRNLMAPNSVAVIFSYPEQVFSNDVNYVYHPNPDLYYFSGYKEPNAVLLVFKDIQADGDSSYNEVLFVRQRNAAREQWTGRRLGVEGAKTQLGFKRAYNSEEFAKFPVDFKKFGKVYYDNLPEDVTGDGSVGELKKLIAAFKSKAGIADVDRQALSDMNVIANRATPQNLPRVVTFFKTKYTDLSKASPLVQELLAKPDSVTLAAVKAKIGNNLGGTMDFDTFTSKLRGVKTPEEIAVLKKAVEISSLAHLEVMRAVKPSMSEREVEGIMLYVHKRYGAEDEGYPPIVGAGANGCILHYEENAATKLDNQLLLMDVGAEYHGYSADVTRTVPANGKFTEEQKAIYQLVYDAQEEVFKLCKAGVPYASLEQKTAEVLSAGLIKLGIIKDASEVRKYYPHGVSHHLGLDVHDKGGRGSLEENMVITVEPGIYIPAGSPCDKKWWNIGVRIEDDVQIGKDGGTNLSADAPRKWQDVEKAATEKSIFEAAKFPALK; from the coding sequence ATGACCCGATTTTTTTGCCGGGCATTAGTTACACTAATTGCCCTGTGCGGCGCAAGCCATAGTTTTGCACAAACCGCCGAAAACCTCCCAACCGATTATTTAAGCAAAGAATTTCATGCCGGAAGGCGACAGGCCCTTCGCAATTTGATGGCCCCAAACTCGGTAGCCGTAATCTTCTCGTACCCCGAGCAGGTTTTCTCTAACGATGTTAACTACGTTTATCACCCCAACCCCGATCTGTATTATTTTTCGGGATACAAGGAGCCTAACGCAGTGCTTTTGGTATTTAAAGACATACAGGCCGATGGCGACAGCAGCTACAACGAAGTGTTGTTTGTACGCCAGCGTAATGCTGCCCGCGAGCAGTGGACCGGCAGGCGCCTGGGTGTTGAAGGCGCCAAAACGCAATTAGGCTTCAAACGCGCTTACAACAGCGAAGAGTTTGCCAAATTCCCTGTTGATTTTAAAAAATTCGGCAAAGTTTATTATGATAACCTACCCGAAGATGTAACGGGCGACGGCTCGGTAGGAGAACTTAAAAAGCTGATTGCTGCGTTTAAAAGCAAAGCCGGCATTGCCGATGTTGACAGGCAGGCCCTGAGTGATATGAATGTGATTGCCAACCGCGCCACCCCGCAAAATCTGCCGCGCGTGGTAACCTTCTTTAAAACCAAATACACCGATTTAAGCAAGGCAAGCCCCCTTGTACAGGAGCTGTTGGCTAAACCAGATTCGGTTACCTTAGCTGCGGTTAAAGCAAAAATTGGTAATAACTTAGGCGGCACCATGGATTTTGACACTTTTACAAGCAAGCTTCGCGGTGTAAAAACTCCCGAAGAAATTGCTGTACTGAAAAAAGCTGTTGAAATATCAAGCCTTGCCCACCTCGAAGTAATGAGGGCCGTAAAGCCATCTATGAGCGAGCGCGAGGTGGAAGGCATTATGCTGTATGTACATAAACGTTATGGTGCCGAAGATGAAGGCTATCCGCCAATTGTAGGTGCCGGTGCAAATGGCTGTATCCTTCACTATGAAGAAAACGCCGCCACCAAATTGGATAACCAGTTATTACTGATGGACGTTGGTGCCGAATACCATGGCTACTCGGCCGATGTTACACGTACTGTACCAGCCAACGGCAAATTTACCGAAGAGCAAAAAGCCATTTACCAATTGGTTTATGATGCGCAGGAAGAGGTTTTTAAACTTTGCAAAGCCGGTGTGCCTTATGCCAGTCTGGAGCAAAAAACAGCCGAAGTACTATCGGCAGGCCTGATTAAATTGGGCATTATTAAAGATGCATCAGAAGTACGCAAATATTACCCGCATGGTGTTTCGCACCATTTAGGGCTTGATGTGCATGATAAAGGCGGCCGCGGTAGTCTGGAAGAAAACATGGTGATCACCGTTGAACCGGGCATCTATATCCCTGCAGGCAGCCCATGCGATAAAAAATGGTGGAATATTGGTGTACGTATTGAAGATGACGTACAGATAGGCAAAGATGGCGGTACCAATTTATCCGCCGATGCACCGCGTAAATGGCAGGATGTGGAGAAAGCTGCGACAGAGAAAAGCATTTTTGAAGCGGCTAAGTTTCCGGCATTGAAGTAA
- a CDS encoding 2-phosphosulfolactate phosphatase: MKKSLHVCLSPALLPLFKVEDYIVVVIDIFRATSSICYGIENGAEAIIPVSQVEECAAYREKGLDYLLAAERDGSVVDGFDFGNSPFSYTKEKVEGKTIVLTTTNGTHALHLSRAAKKIVIGSFLNLTSLSNWLKTQNENILLVCAGWKNNFNLEDTLFAGAVIEQLKEESFVLDDAAIAANDLFRIGRNDINQYLKKTSHGERLKKLGIEKDIEFCLQIDLTTAIPVLEGEKLVKLV, encoded by the coding sequence ATGAAAAAAAGTTTACACGTTTGCCTAAGCCCTGCACTATTGCCCCTGTTTAAGGTGGAAGATTATATTGTAGTGGTGATAGATATTTTCAGGGCAACATCATCTATATGTTATGGTATTGAAAACGGTGCTGAGGCTATTATACCGGTATCACAGGTTGAGGAGTGTGCCGCGTATAGAGAGAAAGGGTTGGATTACCTACTCGCCGCCGAGCGCGACGGATCGGTAGTGGACGGGTTTGATTTTGGTAATTCGCCATTTTCGTACACTAAAGAAAAGGTTGAGGGTAAAACCATTGTGTTAACCACCACCAATGGCACCCATGCATTGCATTTATCGCGTGCAGCAAAAAAAATAGTGATCGGTTCATTCCTGAATCTTACTTCACTAAGCAACTGGCTTAAAACCCAAAATGAAAACATCCTGTTGGTGTGTGCCGGCTGGAAAAATAATTTTAACCTGGAGGATACCCTTTTTGCAGGTGCCGTAATTGAGCAGTTAAAGGAAGAGAGTTTTGTTTTGGATGATGCCGCCATTGCTGCTAACGACCTGTTCCGGATTGGAAGGAACGACATCAATCAATACCTCAAAAAAACCTCGCACGGCGAACGGTTGAAAAAATTGGGTATCGAAAAAGATATTGAATTTTGTTTACAGATTGATTTGACAACGGCTATCCCGGTTTTGGAGGGAGAGAAGTTGGTAAAGTTGGTTTGA
- a CDS encoding enoyl-CoA hydratase/isomerase family protein, protein MEFQNLLIADNGRIRYITINRESKLNALNKATLAELHTAFSDAFANPEVGGIIITGAGPKAFVAGADISEFADLDVEGGTNLSRTGHTEVFDLIANGSKPVIAAINGFALGGGLELAMACHIRIASDNAKMGLPEVTLGLMPGYGGTQRLTQLVGKGKAMEMILTADMITAPDALQYGLVTHVTPAAELLAKAEEILNKILTRAPQALAAAIRCINAAYTDGVNGYETEIEEFGKCFGTEDFKEGVAAFLEKRKADFKGK, encoded by the coding sequence ATGGAATTTCAGAATTTATTAATAGCCGATAATGGCCGCATCCGCTATATCACCATTAACCGCGAGAGCAAACTGAACGCACTTAACAAGGCCACCCTTGCCGAACTGCATACTGCATTTTCGGATGCCTTTGCCAATCCGGAGGTTGGCGGCATTATTATTACCGGTGCCGGGCCAAAGGCATTTGTGGCAGGTGCCGATATCAGCGAATTTGCCGATCTGGATGTGGAAGGAGGAACCAACCTGTCACGTACCGGCCATACCGAAGTTTTTGATCTGATAGCCAATGGCAGCAAACCCGTAATTGCAGCCATCAACGGCTTTGCCCTGGGCGGCGGACTGGAGCTGGCCATGGCCTGCCATATCCGCATTGCATCTGATAATGCCAAAATGGGCCTGCCCGAGGTTACCTTAGGCTTAATGCCGGGCTATGGTGGCACCCAGCGCCTTACCCAACTGGTGGGCAAAGGCAAGGCCATGGAAATGATCCTCACGGCCGATATGATTACCGCACCCGATGCTTTACAATACGGATTAGTTACCCATGTTACCCCCGCCGCCGAGCTTTTAGCTAAAGCAGAAGAGATCCTCAATAAAATTTTAACCCGCGCACCACAGGCCCTCGCCGCCGCCATCCGCTGCATTAACGCCGCCTATACCGATGGCGTTAACGGCTACGAAACCGAAATTGAAGAGTTTGGCAAATGCTTCGGCACCGAAGATTTTAAAGAAGGCGTAGCTGCATTCTTAGAAAAAAGGAAAGCTGATTTTAAAGGCAAATAA
- the xrtN gene encoding exosortase N, producing MFSRSYNLQEYVPFKLTGSRVVINSCWLIYTGIAIKLCLTYFKWNADMLLGLALLPYICKVKRGGFSPRYLVPALLFAVIAFRFPVKTNLFLALLFAGLLFFENLKGKISPVLFLLPLLISPAFEYISGTFSFPLRIGLSEVAATLLGFMNIKAQASGNIIQLNGAEFSVDQACAGLHMLASSFMIGLFMIAHYQRQTAKQLHLMWILLVLVLTFALNIACNLCRIMLLVIFKIEAGAPMHDITGIICLLVYVVLPLLCLSSFILKRSEKPHHDPRFHNTIRLVPDQLRYPFLHFTLAVLLLSVTFNLKTTDQLADKNQSNISLVGYQKTVLESGVIKFEKPGKLVYVKPSPFYAPEHDPMICWQGSGYVFGKIKKQVIAGRQVYSGILTKAKDKIYAAWWFDNGSLKTINEFEWRWAAAKGGKLFYLVNVNAETEQALWEEVKRLPGIK from the coding sequence ATGTTCAGCCGGAGCTATAATTTGCAGGAGTATGTACCTTTTAAATTAACCGGCAGCCGGGTTGTTATTAACAGCTGCTGGTTAATTTACACAGGTATAGCTATAAAGTTATGCCTCACTTACTTTAAGTGGAATGCCGATATGCTGCTCGGCCTGGCATTGCTGCCCTATATCTGTAAGGTGAAGCGCGGCGGCTTTTCGCCCAGGTACCTGGTACCGGCTTTATTGTTTGCCGTTATCGCCTTCCGTTTTCCGGTTAAAACAAACTTGTTTTTGGCATTGCTGTTTGCAGGTTTATTGTTTTTTGAAAATTTGAAGGGGAAGATCAGCCCCGTGCTGTTCCTGTTGCCGCTGCTTATCTCGCCCGCGTTCGAATATATCAGCGGCACCTTCAGCTTTCCGCTCAGGATCGGGCTGAGCGAGGTGGCCGCTACCCTGCTCGGCTTCATGAACATAAAAGCGCAGGCTTCGGGCAATATTATCCAGCTAAACGGTGCCGAATTTTCGGTAGATCAGGCCTGCGCCGGCTTGCATATGCTGGCCTCATCATTTATGATCGGCTTGTTCATGATAGCTCATTACCAGCGGCAAACGGCAAAGCAATTGCACCTGATGTGGATACTGCTTGTGTTGGTGCTCACATTTGCATTAAACATAGCGTGCAATCTTTGCCGTATTATGCTGCTGGTTATTTTTAAAATTGAGGCAGGAGCACCCATGCATGATATTACCGGCATTATATGCCTGCTGGTGTATGTGGTATTGCCTTTATTGTGCCTATCGTCATTTATTTTAAAACGAAGCGAAAAGCCACACCACGATCCGCGGTTTCACAATACCATCCGGCTGGTACCCGATCAGTTACGTTATCCGTTTTTACATTTTACACTCGCCGTTTTATTGTTATCCGTAACGTTCAACCTTAAAACCACCGATCAGCTTGCCGATAAAAACCAAAGCAACATCAGCCTGGTCGGCTATCAAAAAACTGTTTTGGAAAGCGGCGTAATCAAATTTGAAAAACCGGGCAAACTGGTATACGTAAAGCCCTCCCCATTTTATGCCCCCGAACACGACCCCATGATATGCTGGCAGGGCAGCGGCTATGTTTTCGGCAAAATAAAAAAACAGGTTATTGCCGGCCGACAGGTTTACTCGGGCATATTAACCAAAGCAAAAGATAAGATTTACGCGGCCTGGTGGTTTGATAACGGCAGCCTTAAAACCATTAACGAGTTTGAATGGCGATGGGCCGCCGCAAAGGGTGGCAAGCTTTTTTATTTGGTGAATGTGAATGCGGAGACTGAACAGGCGCTATGGGAAGAGGTAAAAAGGTTGCCCGGGATAAAATGA
- the gcvT gene encoding glycine cleavage system aminomethyltransferase GcvT: MKNTALTETHIKAGAKMVPFAGYNMPVQYAGINAEHETVRKAVGVFDVSHMGEFILKGENAIDLIQRVTSNDASKLYDGKVQYSCLPNEDGGIVDDLLVYRIDEKTYMLVVNASNIEKDWEWISKYNTGGVDMKNISDRTSLLAIQGPKAAEALQSLTEVDLVSMEYYTFKKGTFAGVDNVLISATGYTGAGGFEIYFENQYADQIWDAIFKAGEPFGIKPIGLGARDTLRLEMGFCLYGNDIDDTTSPLEAGLGWVTKFNKEFTNAEALQAQKQAGVSRKLVGFEMIERGIPRHDYAIVDADGNSIGKVTSGTQSPSLQKAIGMGYVDTAFAKEGTEIYISIRDNKIKAKIVKPPFYK, from the coding sequence ATGAAGAATACCGCATTAACCGAAACCCACATCAAAGCGGGTGCTAAAATGGTACCGTTTGCAGGTTATAATATGCCTGTGCAATACGCGGGCATCAATGCCGAGCATGAAACCGTACGCAAAGCCGTTGGCGTTTTTGATGTAAGCCACATGGGCGAGTTTATTTTGAAGGGCGAAAACGCAATCGACCTGATACAACGCGTTACCAGCAACGATGCATCAAAATTATACGATGGCAAAGTTCAATATTCATGCCTGCCCAACGAAGACGGCGGTATTGTTGACGACCTGCTGGTTTACCGCATTGACGAGAAAACCTACATGCTGGTAGTTAACGCATCGAACATCGAAAAAGACTGGGAATGGATCAGCAAGTACAATACCGGCGGCGTAGATATGAAAAACATATCCGACCGTACATCGCTGCTGGCCATCCAGGGGCCCAAAGCTGCCGAAGCACTGCAAAGCCTTACCGAGGTCGACCTGGTATCGATGGAATACTACACCTTTAAAAAAGGAACTTTTGCAGGTGTGGATAACGTGTTGATATCAGCTACAGGCTATACCGGTGCAGGTGGTTTCGAGATCTATTTTGAAAATCAATATGCCGACCAAATCTGGGATGCCATTTTTAAGGCCGGCGAACCGTTTGGTATCAAACCGATTGGTTTAGGCGCGCGCGATACTTTACGTTTGGAAATGGGTTTCTGCCTTTACGGTAACGATATTGACGATACCACTTCACCGCTTGAAGCCGGTTTAGGCTGGGTAACCAAATTTAACAAGGAGTTTACCAACGCCGAAGCCCTGCAGGCCCAGAAGCAAGCCGGTGTAAGCCGCAAACTGGTAGGCTTTGAGATGATAGAGCGTGGCATCCCCCGTCATGATTATGCTATTGTTGATGCCGATGGTAACAGCATTGGCAAGGTAACTTCGGGCACCCAATCGCCGTCGTTGCAAAAAGCTATTGGTATGGGTTATGTAGATACTGCTTTTGCCAAAGAAGGCACCGAGATTTATATCAGCATCAGGGATAATAAAATTAAAGCGAAGATTGTAAAACCGCCGTTTTATAAGTAG
- a CDS encoding DEAD/DEAH box helicase, translating to MTFQDFNFNEQLFEGVESMGFTTPTPIQAMAIPTIMEGRDLIACAQTGTGKTGAYLLPVLNAISQGNKHHTCALILAPTRELAQQIDQQVEGLAYFTGISSIAVFGGGDGIVYEQQRRGIQNNVNIIVATPGRLIAHLTSGVLKLNHLTHLVLDEADRMLDMGFSDDIMRIISYLPKERQTLLFSATMPGRIRSLAKAILKDPEQINIAISQPAVGIDQQVYRVHDQQKTPLVQHILKDSAFTSIIIFASRKEIVKALYRELKAIKINAMSFHSDLEQKEREEILLKFKNKLLPVIIGTDALSRGIDVEGIDLVINYDVPGDPEDYIHRIGRTARAATTGTAITFVNHRDERKLKNIEKLIEKPIKLMTLPDELAGIQPLKPEPTQGGNGSGDKKRKPNRRWGKKKPKQQNTGN from the coding sequence GTGACTTTTCAGGATTTTAATTTTAACGAGCAGTTGTTTGAAGGTGTAGAGAGCATGGGCTTTACCACACCTACCCCCATACAGGCTATGGCTATCCCAACCATTATGGAGGGCCGCGATCTGATAGCCTGTGCTCAAACAGGTACCGGTAAAACCGGCGCCTACCTGCTGCCGGTGCTCAATGCCATTAGCCAGGGGAATAAACACCATACCTGCGCGCTTATTTTAGCGCCCACCCGCGAGCTTGCCCAACAGATAGATCAGCAGGTGGAAGGCCTTGCTTATTTTACAGGTATCAGCTCGATAGCCGTTTTTGGCGGCGGCGATGGTATTGTTTACGAGCAGCAACGCCGCGGCATTCAAAACAATGTAAATATTATTGTGGCCACGCCGGGCAGGCTTATTGCCCACCTTACATCGGGTGTGTTGAAGCTTAATCATCTTACCCATTTGGTACTTGATGAAGCCGACCGGATGCTGGATATGGGTTTCTCTGATGATATTATGCGTATCATCAGCTATCTGCCCAAAGAGCGGCAAACGCTGCTGTTTTCGGCTACTATGCCGGGACGCATCCGTTCGCTTGCCAAGGCTATCCTGAAAGATCCGGAGCAGATCAATATTGCTATTTCGCAGCCTGCCGTGGGGATTGATCAGCAGGTTTACCGCGTGCATGATCAGCAGAAAACACCGCTGGTGCAGCATATTCTTAAAGATTCGGCTTTTACAAGCATTATCATTTTCGCTTCCCGTAAGGAAATTGTTAAAGCTTTGTACAGAGAACTTAAAGCAATTAAGATCAACGCCATGTCTTTCCATTCCGATCTGGAACAGAAAGAGCGTGAAGAGATCCTCCTTAAATTTAAAAACAAACTACTGCCGGTTATAATCGGCACCGATGCCCTTTCGCGCGGTATCGACGTGGAGGGTATCGACCTCGTGATTAACTACGATGTACCCGGCGACCCGGAAGATTATATCCACCGCATTGGCCGTACAGCCCGCGCAGCCACCACAGGCACCGCCATCACCTTTGTAAACCACCGCGATGAGCGTAAACTGAAAAATATCGAGAAGCTGATTGAAAAGCCCATCAAACTGATGACACTGCCCGACGAACTGGCCGGCATTCAGCCCCTTAAGCCCGAGCCTACCCAGGGAGGTAACGGCAGCGGCGATAAAAAGAGAAAGCCAAACCGCCGCTGGGGCAAAAAGAAACCAAAGCAACAAAACACCGGTAATTAA
- a CDS encoding cobalamin B12-binding domain-containing protein, whose translation MSNTFNRPIRVLVAKVGLDGHDRGARIIATSLRDAGMEVIYTGLRQTPEMVVNTALQEDVDAIGISILSGAHMTVFPRIINLIKEKQMDDVLLTGGGIIPHDDMLELQKLGVGELFPPGTSTQDIVKYITAWVHEHRNF comes from the coding sequence ATGAGTAATACCTTTAACCGACCAATCCGTGTTTTAGTTGCCAAAGTAGGCCTGGATGGGCATGACCGCGGCGCACGCATCATTGCCACATCCCTGCGTGATGCCGGCATGGAGGTGATATACACCGGCCTGCGCCAAACGCCCGAAATGGTGGTGAACACAGCCCTGCAGGAGGATGTGGATGCCATCGGCATCTCCATACTTTCGGGCGCACACATGACGGTTTTTCCGCGCATCATCAACCTTATAAAAGAAAAACAGATGGATGATGTGCTGCTTACCGGCGGAGGTATCATCCCTCATGATGATATGCTGGAGCTACAGAAACTGGGCGTAGGCGAGCTTTTTCCGCCCGGCACCAGCACACAGGATATAGTTAAATATATAACCGCCTGGGTTCATGAACACCGCAATTTTTAA
- a CDS encoding glycoside hydrolase family 43 protein, which translates to MHIPKKITFLLGVGLALLPFANKTLAQDKKTSGNPIVEGWYADPEAKIFNKQYWVYPTYSAKYNDQVFMDAFSSPDLLHWTKHPRIIDTAAVKWAKRAMWAPAVTQKDGKYYIFFGANDIQNNNEVGGIGVAVGDKPEGPFKDLLGKPLIGQIINKAQPIDQFVFKDDNGQYYMIYGGWGQCNIVKLKNDFTGTEPFDNGETYKLITPKDYVEGPVMFKRKGKYYFMWSEGGWTGPDYRVAYAIGDSPFGPFNRIGTILKQDASIATGAGHHSVIQVPGKDEWYIVYHRRPLTETDGNHRVTCIDKMYFDKDGKILPVKITNEGVAARSIK; encoded by the coding sequence ATGCATATCCCTAAAAAAATCACGTTCCTGCTCGGTGTTGGTTTAGCATTACTCCCGTTTGCCAATAAAACATTAGCCCAGGATAAAAAAACATCCGGCAACCCAATTGTTGAAGGCTGGTATGCCGACCCGGAAGCTAAAATATTCAATAAACAATATTGGGTATACCCTACCTACTCCGCCAAATACAACGACCAGGTATTTATGGATGCCTTTTCCTCGCCCGACCTGCTACACTGGACCAAGCACCCCCGCATTATTGATACCGCTGCCGTAAAATGGGCCAAACGCGCTATGTGGGCACCCGCCGTTACCCAAAAGGATGGCAAATACTACATCTTTTTTGGCGCAAACGATATCCAAAACAATAACGAAGTTGGCGGCATTGGCGTTGCTGTTGGAGATAAACCCGAAGGCCCTTTTAAAGATTTGTTAGGCAAACCACTGATAGGCCAGATCATCAACAAAGCGCAACCTATTGATCAGTTTGTTTTTAAGGATGATAACGGCCAGTACTACATGATATACGGCGGCTGGGGCCAGTGTAACATTGTAAAGCTTAAAAATGATTTTACAGGCACAGAGCCTTTTGATAACGGCGAAACCTACAAGCTCATCACTCCTAAAGATTATGTGGAAGGGCCTGTAATGTTTAAACGCAAAGGCAAATATTATTTTATGTGGAGCGAGGGCGGCTGGACCGGTCCGGATTACCGTGTGGCTTATGCCATTGGCGATTCGCCTTTTGGGCCGTTTAACCGCATTGGCACTATATTGAAGCAGGATGCCAGCATTGCTACAGGTGCCGGGCACCATTCGGTGATCCAGGTGCCGGGTAAAGATGAATGGTATATTGTTTACCACCGCCGTCCGCTTACCGAAACCGATGGCAACCATCGTGTTACCTGTATTGATAAAATGTATTTTGACAAGGATGGAAAAATTTTGCCGGTTAAGATTACCAATGAAGGAGTAGCAGCAAGGTCAATTAAGTAA